From Thalassococcus sp. S3, one genomic window encodes:
- a CDS encoding Lrp/AsnC family transcriptional regulator, whose amino-acid sequence MLDETDTRLLSALQKNAHLTAQELGDLLHLSPSQAGRRRQRLEADGYIEGYTARLDASRLGLTVQGFVQVHLGTHGPDQADSFARLIRTRSEITSAWTMTGEADYLLRVYCADLPALNTLIHEVLLPHPAVARVQSQIVMEQLKRDAPLPT is encoded by the coding sequence CGCACACCTGACCGCACAGGAGTTGGGAGATTTGCTGCACCTGTCGCCCAGCCAGGCCGGGCGGCGCAGACAGCGCCTTGAGGCGGACGGATATATCGAAGGATATACGGCCCGCCTGGATGCCTCGCGGCTGGGGCTGACGGTGCAGGGTTTCGTGCAGGTTCACCTGGGCACGCATGGCCCGGATCAGGCCGACAGCTTTGCCCGGCTTATCCGAACACGCTCGGAAATCACCAGTGCGTGGACGATGACCGGGGAGGCAGATTATCTGCTGAGGGTCTATTGTGCCGATCTGCCGGCATTGAATACCTTGATTCATGAGGTCCTTTTGCCCCACCCTGCTGTCGCACGGGTGCAAAGCCAGATTGTTATGGAGCAGTTGAAACGCGACGCGCCATTGCCGACGTGA
- a CDS encoding monovalent cation:proton antiporter-2 (CPA2) family protein, with translation MDTFLFQASIYLAAAVIAVPIAARLGLGSVLGYLAAGIIIGPVLGLVGSETQDLQHFAEFGVVMMLFIIGLELEPRALWNMRHRLIGLGGMQIVISAAAIMAGAMMLGLNWSVALAIGMALSLSSTAIVLQTLSEKGLMQTGGGRSSFSVLLTQDIAVIPFLALLPLLAMGSLPMEMSQDGSIHLTAEDAHGGHHSMSLVEGLPGWGVTLVTVSAIAIVILAGIYLTRPVFRFIHAARLREMYTALALLIVVGISFLMMLVGLSPALGAFLAGVVLANSEFRHELESDLEPFKGLLLGLFFITVGAGINFEVLFRDPFGLLALALGIIVLKGLILYGLSIAFKLHGRDQWLFTLSLAQAGEFGFVLVSFSVQQNVIPVGISEVLLLVIALSMLITPLLFIIYEVISRRITVVAPDHTPDEIDEQGPVIIAGIGRFGQIVNRLVQASGFKTVVLDRDMETIQLMRRFGFKGFLGDPTRPELLQAAGLERARVLVVAMDDPDSALRLVSYARRERPDLHIVARARDRTQVYKLFKAGADDIVREMFDSSLRAGRYVLENIGLSEYEAAEAEQTFYHHDRYTIRQLAEVWREDIPASKNQAYIDRAKELQKELETALLSRASEIEKKSA, from the coding sequence ATGGATACCTTCCTGTTCCAGGCCTCCATCTATCTGGCGGCAGCGGTTATTGCTGTGCCGATCGCTGCGCGGCTGGGGCTGGGATCGGTTCTGGGATATCTCGCCGCCGGCATCATCATCGGCCCGGTTCTGGGGCTGGTGGGCTCCGAAACGCAGGATCTTCAGCACTTCGCCGAATTTGGCGTGGTCATGATGCTGTTCATCATCGGGTTGGAACTGGAGCCCCGCGCGCTTTGGAACATGCGCCACCGTCTGATCGGGCTGGGCGGCATGCAGATCGTGATCAGCGCCGCCGCGATCATGGCCGGCGCGATGATGCTGGGTCTGAACTGGTCTGTGGCCCTGGCCATCGGCATGGCGCTCAGCTTGTCCTCGACCGCAATCGTCCTGCAAACCCTGTCCGAGAAGGGCCTGATGCAGACCGGTGGCGGGCGATCGTCCTTTTCCGTTCTTCTGACGCAGGATATCGCGGTCATCCCGTTTCTCGCCCTGCTTCCGCTTTTGGCGATGGGCAGCCTGCCCATGGAAATGTCACAGGACGGCTCCATTCATCTGACCGCCGAGGATGCCCATGGTGGCCATCACAGCATGTCGCTGGTCGAAGGGCTGCCGGGCTGGGGCGTCACGCTGGTCACCGTCTCGGCCATCGCAATTGTCATTCTCGCCGGCATCTATCTGACCCGTCCCGTCTTTCGCTTCATCCATGCCGCACGGCTGCGCGAGATGTATACCGCGCTGGCCCTTTTGATCGTCGTGGGCATCTCTTTCCTGATGATGCTGGTGGGCCTTTCACCTGCGCTTGGAGCCTTTCTGGCCGGTGTCGTTCTTGCCAACAGCGAGTTCCGGCACGAATTGGAAAGCGATCTTGAACCCTTCAAGGGTCTTCTTCTGGGGCTCTTTTTCATCACCGTGGGCGCCGGCATCAATTTCGAAGTGCTCTTCCGCGACCCGTTCGGCCTTCTGGCGCTCGCACTCGGCATTATCGTTCTGAAAGGCCTGATCCTTTACGGCCTCAGCATCGCGTTCAAGCTGCACGGGCGGGACCAGTGGCTTTTCACGCTCTCTCTTGCCCAGGCGGGGGAGTTCGGGTTTGTGCTTGTCTCATTCTCTGTCCAGCAGAACGTCATCCCGGTTGGCATCTCCGAAGTTCTGCTTTTGGTGATCGCGCTTTCGATGCTGATCACGCCGCTTCTGTTCATCATCTACGAAGTCATTTCGCGCCGGATAACGGTGGTCGCACCCGATCACACGCCTGATGAGATCGACGAGCAGGGCCCGGTGATTATTGCCGGCATCGGACGGTTCGGGCAGATCGTGAACCGGCTGGTGCAGGCCAGCGGCTTCAAGACGGTCGTGCTCGACCGGGACATGGAAACGATCCAGTTGATGCGCCGCTTCGGGTTCAAGGGATTTCTGGGCGATCCGACACGGCCGGAATTGCTGCAGGCAGCCGGACTGGAACGGGCGCGGGTTCTTGTCGTTGCCATGGACGACCCAGACTCGGCGCTGCGCCTGGTCAGCTATGCACGGCGCGAACGTCCCGATCTGCACATCGTCGCCCGCGCGCGGGACCGCACGCAGGTCTACAAGCTCTTCAAGGCGGGCGCCGATGACATCGTGCGCGAGATGTTCGACAGCTCGTTGCGCGCGGGGCGCTATGTGCTGGAGAATATCGGGCTGAGCGAATACGAGGCCGCGGAGGCCGAACAGACATTCTATCACCACGACCGCTATACGATCAGGCAACTGGCAGAGGTCTGGCGCGAAGATATTCCGGCCAGCAAGAACCAGGCCTATATCGACCGCGCCAAGGAATTGCAGAAAGAGCTGGAGACAGCGCTTCTCAGCCGCGCAAGCGAGATCGAAAAGAAGTCAGCCTAG
- the cobT gene encoding nicotinate-nucleotide--dimethylbenzimidazole phosphoribosyltransferase — protein sequence MTDLSSFDAVRALLRNLPEPDETARGGAEARNGQLTKPPGALGRLEDLAIWYAGWRGSDRPEIAAPQVIVFAGNHGVTARGVSAFPAEVTAQMVLNFEHGGAAINQLARAAGARMDVHALDLDRPTADFTAAPAMSEADCLAALRTGWDAVSPDTDLLVVGEMGIGNTTSAAAICHALLGGAASDWTGRGTGVDDTGLSLKTDVVAQGVALHIAQISDGLEALARLGGRELAAMVGAILRARTLRVPVLLDGFICSAAALCLEKTQEGALDHALAGHQSAEGAHPALLEALGKTPLLSLGLRLGEGSGAALAIPVLKAAIACHSGMATFAEAGVSDG from the coding sequence ATGACCGACCTGTCCAGTTTTGACGCCGTGCGCGCGCTTCTGCGCAATCTTCCGGAACCTGACGAAACCGCCCGTGGTGGCGCCGAGGCGCGCAATGGCCAATTGACCAAGCCCCCGGGGGCGCTGGGACGGCTGGAGGATCTGGCGATCTGGTATGCGGGCTGGCGAGGCTCGGACCGGCCCGAGATTGCCGCACCACAGGTGATCGTTTTTGCGGGCAATCACGGTGTGACCGCACGGGGTGTGTCGGCCTTCCCGGCAGAGGTCACGGCGCAGATGGTGCTGAATTTTGAACATGGCGGGGCGGCGATCAACCAGCTTGCCCGTGCCGCAGGCGCGCGCATGGACGTGCATGCGCTGGATCTCGACCGCCCCACAGCGGATTTTACCGCTGCCCCCGCCATGTCAGAGGCTGATTGCCTCGCCGCGCTGCGCACCGGATGGGATGCGGTGAGCCCCGATACCGATCTCCTGGTTGTCGGGGAGATGGGGATCGGTAACACGACCTCGGCCGCCGCAATCTGTCATGCGCTGCTGGGCGGCGCGGCCTCTGACTGGACAGGGCGTGGGACCGGTGTCGATGATACGGGCCTCTCCCTGAAGACGGACGTCGTGGCGCAGGGGGTTGCCCTGCATATTGCGCAGATTTCCGATGGGCTAGAGGCGCTGGCCCGGCTGGGGGGCCGGGAACTGGCCGCGATGGTGGGCGCGATCCTGCGCGCGCGAACCTTGCGCGTTCCGGTTCTTCTGGACGGGTTCATATGTTCAGCCGCGGCGCTCTGTCTCGAAAAGACACAGGAAGGTGCGCTGGATCACGCGCTTGCGGGACATCAAAGCGCCGAGGGCGCGCATCCCGCGCTTTTAGAAGCGCTGGGCAAGACCCCGCTGCTGTCCCTTGGCCTTCGTTTGGGCGAAGGATCGGGCGCGGCGCTGGCGATCCCTGTCCTCAAGGCGGCCATCGCCTGTCATTCGGGGATGGCGACCTTTGCGGAGGCGGGTGTCTCGGACGGCTAG